Proteins encoded in a region of the Deltaproteobacteria bacterium genome:
- a CDS encoding ribbon-helix-helix protein, CopG family codes for MRDLRRTQHHQTARLTLRLPDRLAARLVAAAQAEDRTISEYVRELLRRELLSPPAGR; via the coding sequence ATGCGCGACCTACGACGAACGCAGCACCACCAGACCGCGAGGCTGACGCTGCGGCTCCCCGACCGGCTGGCCGCCCGCCTGGTCGCTGCGGCGCAAGCTGAGGACCGCACCATCAGCGAGTACGTGCGTGAGCTGCTGCGCCGTGAGCTGCTTTCGCCGCCGGCGGGCCGATGA